The following proteins are encoded in a genomic region of Maribacter hydrothermalis:
- a CDS encoding glutathione peroxidase, producing the protein MKTTDKAKLPTRAATKIKKKSIYDIAIKSLTGQPISLNDFKGKKILFVNVASECGFTNQYKELQKLSDMYADKLVVIGVPCNQFGKQEPGSSSQIQEFCELNFGITFLLTEKIAVKGSKQHPLYQWLTTKELNGKKNSSVKWNFQKYLVDEQGNLIDYYYSITKPISSKITKHL; encoded by the coding sequence ATGAAAACAACAGATAAAGCAAAATTGCCAACAAGAGCTGCTACAAAAATAAAAAAGAAATCTATTTATGATATCGCTATAAAGAGCTTAACCGGCCAACCAATTTCATTGAACGATTTTAAAGGGAAGAAGATACTCTTTGTAAATGTGGCCTCCGAATGCGGATTTACGAATCAATATAAGGAACTTCAAAAGCTGAGCGATATGTATGCTGATAAACTCGTGGTCATTGGTGTTCCCTGTAACCAATTTGGGAAACAAGAGCCTGGAAGTTCCTCGCAAATTCAAGAATTTTGTGAACTGAATTTTGGTATTACCTTTTTACTAACAGAAAAAATAGCTGTAAAAGGCAGTAAGCAACACCCATTATACCAATGGCTTACAACAAAAGAACTAAATGGTAAAAAAAATTCTAGTGTAAAATGGAATTTTCAAAAGTATTTAGTTGATGAACAAGGAAATTTAATTGATTACTACTACTCCATTACCAAACCTATAAGCTCAAAAATTACAAAGCACTTGTAA
- a CDS encoding DoxX family protein: MDYVISALQVIVSISILNVWLVQNKKPTRWRGGNATTIIEEFHVYGLSTGICYLIGFLKVTLAILLVLSIWHPFLKQPAALGLAALLTGSILMHIKIKDPLIKSLPAALFLVMCLFIAFV, encoded by the coding sequence ATGGATTATGTAATTAGTGCTCTTCAAGTTATCGTAAGTATAAGTATTTTAAACGTATGGCTAGTTCAGAATAAAAAACCGACACGTTGGCGTGGAGGGAATGCAACCACAATTATCGAAGAATTTCACGTCTACGGTCTGTCTACCGGAATCTGCTATCTTATTGGCTTTCTTAAGGTCACCTTAGCCATCTTACTTGTTTTATCAATATGGCATCCATTTTTAAAACAACCTGCAGCTTTAGGATTGGCAGCACTTTTAACCGGTTCTATACTTATGCATATTAAAATAAAAGACCCCTTGATCAAATCCTTACCTGCAGCACTATTTTTAGTAATGTGTCTTTTTATAGCCTTTGTATAA
- a CDS encoding CIA30 family protein — MTSVPIFDFKITSDTNHWTIVDDVVMGGKSSGKFTLNKEGNGVFEGDISLENNGGFSLLRYRFNKIGTKQYSKIILKVKGDGKTYQFRIKSKTTDDYAYISFFNTSKDWETITVSLASMYPAFRGRKLNFSNYDQESIEEIAFLIGNKKEENFKLEIDSIVLK; from the coding sequence ATGACTTCAGTACCTATTTTTGATTTTAAAATAACAAGTGATACTAATCATTGGACCATTGTTGATGACGTGGTCATGGGTGGTAAATCATCAGGAAAATTCACTTTAAATAAAGAAGGGAATGGTGTTTTTGAAGGTGACATTTCACTAGAAAACAATGGTGGGTTTTCTTTGTTGCGCTATCGGTTTAATAAAATAGGTACCAAACAATATTCAAAAATTATATTGAAGGTTAAAGGTGATGGAAAAACGTATCAGTTCAGAATTAAAAGTAAGACAACTGATGATTATGCTTACATAAGTTTTTTTAATACTTCAAAAGATTGGGAAACTATAACGGTATCTTTAGCTTCTATGTATCCGGCATTTAGAGGGCGTAAGCTCAATTTTTCAAATTATGATCAAGAATCTATTGAAGAAATTGCATTTTTAATTGGGAATAAAAAAGAAGAGAATTTTAAGTTAGAAATTGATTCTATCGTTTTAAAATAG
- a CDS encoding DoxX family protein gives MNILGMAVFLSSSAFYFYGVNCLISKHMVHEFIRFGLGKKSRLLTGYLQLLGASGLLYGFFFSPVLVFIASTGLTVLMILGFAVRIKIKDSLMLAMPSLIFAFINLYICIEYYKMLF, from the coding sequence ATGAATATCTTAGGCATGGCCGTATTTCTATCTAGTAGTGCTTTCTATTTCTATGGTGTAAATTGTTTAATCTCTAAACACATGGTACATGAGTTTATAAGGTTTGGACTCGGTAAAAAAAGTAGGTTATTAACGGGATATTTGCAATTACTTGGCGCTAGTGGTTTATTGTATGGTTTCTTTTTTTCACCCGTTTTGGTTTTTATCGCCTCTACCGGGTTAACAGTATTAATGATCTTAGGGTTCGCAGTACGCATTAAAATTAAAGACAGTCTAATGCTAGCTATGCCATCTTTAATATTCGCTTTCATTAATCTATATATTTGTATAGAATATTACAAGATGCTATTCTAA
- the folE gene encoding GTP cyclohydrolase I FolE produces MKLKTENTALTNISTISDLSIDEIGEDHLNTGLETPMKPNAPFLSDIEKREKISELFGQIMDVMGLDLTDDSLKGTPNRVAKMYIEELFSGLNPANKPKVTLFENKYRYNHMLVEKNISFYSNCEHHFVPIIGKAHIAYISSGKVIGLSKLNRIVQYYAKRPQVQERLTNQIAAELNKVLDTEDIAVIIDAKHLCVSSRGIKDDTSTTVTSFYGGVFNTPNKISELQNYLNQ; encoded by the coding sequence ATGAAGTTAAAAACAGAAAATACAGCACTTACCAATATTAGCACAATTAGCGACCTTTCTATTGATGAAATAGGAGAAGATCACTTAAATACAGGTTTAGAAACACCAATGAAACCTAATGCACCTTTTTTAAGTGACATAGAAAAAAGAGAAAAAATTTCTGAATTATTCGGTCAAATTATGGATGTAATGGGGCTAGACCTTACAGATGATTCATTAAAAGGTACTCCGAATAGAGTTGCCAAAATGTATATTGAAGAGCTTTTTTCGGGTCTAAACCCGGCAAATAAACCAAAGGTTACCTTGTTTGAAAATAAATATCGATATAATCACATGCTAGTTGAGAAAAACATTAGCTTTTATTCTAATTGTGAACATCATTTTGTTCCTATTATAGGAAAGGCACATATTGCATACATCTCATCCGGTAAAGTAATAGGACTATCTAAGCTGAATAGAATAGTACAATATTATGCAAAGCGGCCACAAGTACAGGAGCGACTAACAAACCAAATAGCGGCAGAATTAAACAAGGTATTGGATACCGAAGATATTGCAGTGATCATAGACGCAAAACATTTGTGTGTTTCTTCTAGAGGAATCAAAGATGATACTTCTACGACTGTAACGTCATTTTATGGTGGAGTGTTCAATACCCCAAACAAAATTTCTGAATTACAGAATTATTTAAACCAATAG